Proteins found in one Miscanthus floridulus cultivar M001 chromosome 4, ASM1932011v1, whole genome shotgun sequence genomic segment:
- the LOC136548642 gene encoding UDP-glycosyltransferase 90A1-like → MWWLDEKATAGRAILYVTLGTMVAEHVQGRGQVVREWVDQRAIIAHKCIKGFLSHDGVPLAVWPMGAEQPLNAKLVVDELIRVPMESDADSRMVRSKHIARVTSDLMIGDTGAEVVRKMAASAAKAREAMAKARSSCRAMEELFSVFSRQSAQP, encoded by the exons ATGTGGTGGCTCGACGAGAAGGCCACTGCTGGTCGTGCCATCCTCTATGTCACGCTTGGCACGATGGTGGCC GAGCATGTCCAGGGAAGGGGCCAGGTGGTGCGCGAGTGGGTGGACCAGCGCGCAATCATTGCGCACAAGTGCATCAAGGGATTCCTCAGCCATGATGGTGTGCCGCTGGCGGTGTGGCCAATGGGTGCCGAGCAGCCGCTCAACGCAAAGCTGGTTGTCGATGAGCTGATTAGGGTGCCAATGGAAAGTGATGCAGACAGCAGGATGGTCCGAAGCAAACATATTGCCAGGGTGACTAGCGACCTGATGATCGGGGACACGGGCGCCGAGGTCGTGCGAAAAATGGCTGCGTCAGCGGCGAAGGCGCGGGAGGCTATGGCCAAGGCTAGGTCATCATGTAGAGCCATGGAGGAGCTCTTCAGTGTGTTCAGCAGGCAGAGCGCACAACCGTAG